In Methanococcoides sp. LMO-2, the genomic stretch CCTGTGAAAACGACCTCCCTGTACTTCCCCAGGTCCAGAGTACTGAGCTTTTCCAGCATATCCTCAAGAGAAGGTTCCTTTTTGAGGCGCAGGTCGTAACCGTAAACGCCGTCTGAGACATCACGTATGCAGAAAACACAACTTGCACTGCACCTGTTGGTTATGTTAAGGTATAGGTTATCGTGTCCCTCATAACATAGAGTGCCAACATCCTCGAGTTCCCCGTTAAATTTGTCTTCTGTCATTTGTCGCCTCTTTTCTGTAGGAAAATATGATGCTCTACAAGATAATATTCATTTAATATTTATCTTCGCTTACAGGATGATCCATCCAGTTTCCCGATCCGATCACAGGATACCTCTCACAGGGAACTTCCGCGGAAAGGAAATACATCGCAGCCTTAGAGCCATTGCCCAGCAATACATCTTCCCTGTAGAACCATTTCCCTTCAAACTCATCCAGCACATCCAGTGTTTCATTGACCACATCATAAACTTCACCTGATATCCTTGAAACAGGTTTTCCTTTTACGACACCTGGAAAATATTCAAGGTTCAGCATCCTGAAACGATCCTCTGTAAAAGCCTCAGAAACAGGAACCGAATTTTCGAGCAGGTGATGGTTGCAACACCCTTTCTTCAAAGTTCCATAAACAAATAGAAGGCTCATCTTATCCCGAAGTTCATCTTAAGCAGTCCTTTCCTCACCGCATCCGGAAGCTGTCCGCACTGTAATGCTTTCATGTGCTCAGGATCGATCATCTTGATAGCTGCTGACATCATTGAGTCGGAGCGCATGAGGTTATCCATCAGTTTTCTTACATAAACTGCCGTCTTGATCTCAAGGCCCATCTCCTTCCTCCAGCGCTCATCATAGTCTTCCAGT encodes the following:
- a CDS encoding gamma-glutamylcyclotransferase family protein, coding for MSLLFVYGTLKKGCCNHHLLENSVPVSEAFTEDRFRMLNLEYFPGVVKGKPVSRISGEVYDVVNETLDVLDEFEGKWFYREDVLLGNGSKAAMYFLSAEVPCERYPVIGSGNWMDHPVSEDKY